The genomic segment AGCTGTTGGTCCTCGAATTCTCCTTGCGGTTTCCCCAGTTACGCTTCGTTGTCTTCGAGACGCGTCTCTAGAGCTGTCTCTCGAGGGGAAGGATGTGTAAAAACCTATAGTGGTACATTGTCTCACACAACGGTTAACATTTAAATGTGTAGGTTTACCGGAAGGTGGTCTCTGAAATTGATATGTGCACTGTCCCGCGTTATCCGACTGAACGCTCAGAGCTGTGGATAAAGGGGATTGAGGAGGGGAGGGGTACGGCACAGATATACAGCTCGATGGTTCGAGAAATTCCATCGCAATCGCCTCTAGGCAGCTGGTAGCAAACGAATTCGATCTCGAACTACTTCCTTCACGAGACGCGTCAAGAGCACGCCCAGATGCGCACGACTCTAGAGACTGCCTTCGAGAAACCGACTGCCAATGGTACGTGCGTCCATAAGCGGGCGTATTGGCCGGCTCTCTGCCATACCGAGCGACCGAAAGCAACGATGGACTGGCCATCCTGATTCAGCTCAGTGGGCGATACACGATACGAAACACCGCACGCGAGAAAACAACGTAGGGCCTACAGAATCAGGTCCGTAGATACAATGCACGCTACCAAACAAATTATACAAAGTCTTGGGGTGCGCCTCTCCTGTCGAGAACAGCGTTGTGAGTGCTTCAGGCGTCTATACAGCAACGGCTTGGGAGCGTCCGCAACCCATCCAGTGAAGAATTTCTGATTGTGTGCGTTCGTGGCTCCCTACACACGATGTTTTGTAATTCATGTCACCCACTGACGTGACGCCATTCGTGGTATTGCTTCGTCGTATCACCAGGTTTTCTTAGTGGCACACACAACTGAAAAACACTGCCTTCGCACTCCGCACATTCTTGCGAATCACCCGTTGATGTTGTTCGGTCTACTGTTGTAGCGGCTGGCTAACTAGTGCTGCGGCAGTAAGACTATCGAATGTTGTAGTCCCAcggatactgaatatgactgCAGAGCTCACAATGTTGGATGCCAATATTCTACGGCACTAAGGTTATTCCACGTCGGTTGTGTTCTAGGCGCACTATGTTGACTACTATTATCACTCCTATTGACAGAGGGATACTATTACTCGCATGCGAGTACgatcagtaccatcgtaCAGGAGTAATCACCGCTGAGACAGACTGAACGGAGCACTACACAAGACTGAATGCTGGCTTTAGTCGACGGACTGTCAACTAGGGCAACAGAGACAACGGCGATACTGCTCAAATCAGTCTCCTCGCAGCGTACGATGAGCCGATGCGGACGCCACGGATCTGCGGAAGTGACTGAAATTCCTCTCCATTTATTCCGATGATGTGTTCCGTGACGCAGAGGGCAGTTCTTTGGGTGACTGGGAAGGCTCGCTACTGCGACTCATGCGCTTTCGGACTACTTTTCGCGTTCGGCTGTCGTTAAAATGCTCTTTGTCTGCAAACGAACAaatctgcatatatatgtgcaaGGAAATATCTGCATGAACCTGTGTCTATTAAATACGATGTACTTACATAACACCTATGATGTACGTGCATTTTAAGATGTCGCAGCAGGCCGCGTTGTGATGACTTACTCCGATTTTGTTTGCGTTTTTGAGCAGTGAATGACGTGGAAGAAGCTCCCCAGATTTGTGGAGCAAGTGTCCGTTTCCGCGCTTCTCTTGATAGCAAGGGAGTAGGCCCATCATGCACACAGGGGAAGCCCGAGTAAACAAGTGTTAGTTTTACTGACTCGATGAGCCCAGCAGGGTGCGGGAGTGGTGCACCTCCTGGACCtttgagaaggagaacatgGTCACATATGTATGCTCGATACTGTAGCCCACTGCGGCGCTCGCAAAGTTGAAATGTACCCACCTCTTTGATGTGCGCGTGTGCGTATACATGTCTACCGCGCCTATATGTACGTCCCTGTATCTATTTATATGTTACATTCTGCGCCTGGACAGCAGCACGATGCTCAGAAAACGCAAGAATGAAGGCATATCTGGATTTATCTTCAACTTCGACACGCtaaacatatatacgtatatttat from the Toxoplasma gondii ME49 chromosome IX, whole genome shotgun sequence genome contains:
- a CDS encoding hypothetical protein (encoded by transcript TGME49_305000) is translated as MASPSLLSVARYGREPANTPAYGRTYHWQSVSRRQSLESCASGRALDASREGSSSRSNSFATSCLEAIAMEFLEPSSCISVPYPSPPQSPLSTALSVQSDNAGQCTYQFQRPPSGFYTSFPSRDSSRDASRRQRSVTGETARRIRGPTASTGSQGTSTPGSASSERSGTLSLPSPKTLETTRPNAASDVTSIFQALLHEFLRHENDVASSRQMALQQATKLRHQNDEKERRVEALEILVKALRKARDREVAATGALDQQSNELLKALAQVKHLMKPLWTRASPVTA